TGAGGATTTAACCTATTAAAAGATATTGCAGAGAAAGCAGGCAGTTTTGAATATATGAATTGATCAACTGAGAACACCTTTAAAGGtgttaaaatgagaaaataaaaacactaataattaaaataattactttCAGTTTGACTTGCTAACTTTTAAGGGGTTGAAGAtcatctttatttttctttaaggGCTTGGATTGCCCTTATCTTGTAACATTCCAATCTGAAGTAAGAATACTATTGATTCTAAATTGACtaagatttttcaattttttttaggaGACAAAATAGGAGAATCTAGTTTGACCCCGCCGCGGGGGCGGGGGGAGGGAGGTGAAGAAGCGCTGAACTTCCCCGGACCGAGCTAACCTGATGAGCTCGGCGTGTTGATGAGAAAAGCGTGTCCAAGCCCTGCAAAATAAACGAGAAGAAGGTCTATAGGATGACTAGCAGGGGAGCCCCGAGGTGGTCCCCGAGagcactccgacggtcaagtttgTCTTCCGGTGAATGGAATTCACGAGGAGTAAAACAGTCGGGGGTAGTTTGCCAGTAGTGAGCGTACCTTGTGCGGTGGATGTGCGTTACCATTTATACCTGCTGGTAAatccgacctccgtacgtttcgAGACCTACCCAGAATAGTCTCAATCCCGCACCGAGGGGGATCTTTCCCGCCCTCTGCGGGATTGTTCTCTGGAACTCTTTGGAGCCCTAGCAGCGGTGTGCCTCAGGATGGTGGCCATGGACCTGAGGTCCGAACCCAACTCTGGCCttcctgggctgccacgtgtctcGGCCCAGGACGAGGCCTCTGCAGGGGGCAAAAGGCAAGAACGGTACTGGCGGaccttttctttaaaaaaacaCTCTGCTGATGTCTGCGGTAAAAGCCAACGTGAGTTTGATTACTTTGTTCAATCATTATTGATTCTGATTTAACCAATTTGAAGAAATCAATCAACTCGGCCAATTCAACTTGTAAAATGCTGCCTCGTATATTAATATTATACTCCTATAACAAGATTTTAGACCTGCTATGTATGTATAAATATGTCCATCCAGCTTCCCAGGCTGCAGAGCCGACAGAAGCACAAATTCCATCAAAAGATTCCGCTGTTGATCTAGCTAGCCGCATACAGCCTTCGTCATCCCTCCAAAACTCCTCTCCTCTCTCAAATCTTCAAGCTATCTCCACAAGATGTCGGAGGAAAGCCATGTAACTCCACTAGCACCACCACAAATTTACCGAAAAAGTGATGAGGAATGGGGGGCTACCACAAAACCAAAAGTCATTCATCACAAGCACAGAAGAAGCAGCAAATGTTTCGTCTACCTCTTACTGTTTCTCGTCCTACTAAGCATAGCTTCTTTAGCCTTCGGATTAGTAGTTCTGCGAATCAACGCCCCTAAGCTTAAGCTGGAGCTGGTGGAGATAAAGAATCTCAAGTACACAGCTCCAGATTTTGCTTCACTGAACATGACTATGGTTGCACAAGTGAAGATTTATAATCAGAACTTCGGTGGATTCACGTTCCACGACGGCAGCACAAGCGTGGTGTATGGGAACACCACTCTCGGGATGACGTATTATAAAAGCGGGCTTGTTAGGGGCAGAAACTCCGAGAGAATGAATGTTAGTGTACAGGTAAAAGCCAATAATGGCTTAGCTGAGAACAAGAATTTTAGCAGTGATATGGGCTCGGGGTTGGTGAAATTGAGCAGCTATGCTAATCTTAGGGGTGAAATTCGTGTGTTGAAGCATTTTACTAGGCGTAGAACTTCATTCATGAACTGTACCATGAGTCTTAACTTGACGAGCCCAGCAGTCCAGGATCTGAGATGCATGTAATCTTCACGGGACggttctcctttttctttcttttttttttttcatgaacttttttcccttttttcttgtaCATGGTCTATAACGACTGAATAGAATATCCAAATAGAGATTCAATCTGTACAATTTTTTAGTGTAATGGTGGTGAAAGCTGCTTTGGATTTGACGTGTAATGCAACTTTAATTGCTCTATAATGAAGCGGGATAATGACACAAAAGTTTATCCTGTTCTTTTTGAGTGCATTCTTGATGTACCTGGTCCCATGATAATGGGGTTATCTTGTTCTTCCAAGTCGTTTCTCTTTGTTTTCTGCCGTCTTTAGCTTCCAAGTTGTTCTCTTTACTTTGAAAGTCGGTCAAAATCCAATTACGGCACGAGGCGTCCTGAAAATTCAACTCAAGGACAATTAGACTAAATCAAGACACGAATTCGATAGATTCTTTAACTAAAAATGACCATGTTTGAAGCCTGATTGCTAGCTTTATCGCtcagaaaaaaaaacttgcCGTAAAGTGTCAATATGGTCTTTGGGATATACAAACCATAAAACTCGATCGGGACTTGTTAAAAGCTAGCTGCTCCTAAATTTTGGGAAAGGTGAGTAACAATTCTTTGTTACAAGAATCTTGCGTCGAGAAATTATGGAAGTACTCGAGTCCGCTAAACTTAGATTTGGTTTGCATAGGCAAAACTTTCTAGGTATTGGCGAGATGTAATAAGCATTCTTGCCAGAACTGTAACTGAACGTATCTGCTCTACCCCTTCTAGATATCTAAAGGTGATTATTCCATATATTAT
Above is a genomic segment from Coffea eugenioides isolate CCC68of chromosome 5, Ceug_1.0, whole genome shotgun sequence containing:
- the LOC113771305 gene encoding late embryogenesis abundant protein At1g64065-like, whose amino-acid sequence is MSEESHVTPLAPPQIYRKSDEEWGATTKPKVIHHKHRRSSKCFVYLLLFLVLLSIASLAFGLVVLRINAPKLKLELVEIKNLKYTAPDFASLNMTMVAQVKIYNQNFGGFTFHDGSTSVVYGNTTLGMTYYKSGLVRGRNSERMNVSVQVKANNGLAENKNFSSDMGSGLVKLSSYANLRGEIRVLKHFTRRRTSFMNCTMSLNLTSPAVQDLRCM